In Actinomadura citrea, a single window of DNA contains:
- a CDS encoding NUDIX hydrolase: MTDAAPDCPAWLDRFRSEAPRLPVPPVFRPAPAARAAAVLILFGEGPVGPDVLLTERAATLNKHAGQPAFPGGRIDPTDDGPVAAALREAWEETGVEPSGVDVLCTLPELYLSHSEHRVTPVAGWWREPSEVAPGHPGEVATVARVPISELVDPANRMMVRHPSGIRVGPAFHVRDMLVWGFTAALLTQVLGAGGWDRPWDTSRVEDLPEDVVSLAARDRGVNVAARD, encoded by the coding sequence GTGACCGACGCCGCCCCCGACTGCCCCGCCTGGCTCGACCGCTTCCGCTCCGAGGCGCCGAGGCTGCCCGTGCCGCCCGTGTTCCGGCCCGCTCCCGCCGCCCGCGCCGCCGCCGTCCTGATCCTGTTCGGCGAGGGACCGGTCGGCCCGGACGTCCTGCTCACCGAGCGCGCCGCCACCCTCAACAAGCACGCCGGGCAGCCCGCCTTCCCCGGCGGTCGCATCGACCCGACCGACGACGGCCCGGTCGCGGCGGCGCTGCGCGAGGCGTGGGAGGAGACCGGCGTCGAGCCCTCCGGCGTGGACGTGCTGTGCACGCTCCCAGAGCTGTACCTGTCGCACAGCGAGCACCGGGTCACGCCCGTCGCCGGCTGGTGGCGCGAGCCGTCGGAGGTCGCGCCCGGCCACCCCGGGGAGGTCGCGACGGTCGCGCGGGTCCCGATCAGCGAGCTGGTCGACCCTGCGAACCGGATGATGGTGAGGCACCCGTCCGGGATCAGGGTCGGCCCCGCGTTCCACGTCCGGGACATGCTCGTGTGGGGGTTCACGGCGGCGCTGCTGACCCAGGTGCTGGGCGCGGGCGGCTGGGACCGGCCGTGGGACACCTCCCGCGTCGAGGACCTGCCCGAGGACGTCGTGAGCCTCGCCGCGCGCGACCGAGGGGTGAACGTCGCCGCACGCGACTGA
- the nth gene encoding endonuclease III, which produces MATESTPKARARKWKDETRLGLVRRARRINRILAETYPDAHCELNFGTPFQLLVATVLSAQTTDMRVNLTTPALFAKYPTPEDLAAADPEDVEAILKPTGFFRAKTKSVMGLSAALRDQFDGEVPGRLEDLVKLPGVGRKTANVVLGNAFDVPGITVDTHFGRLARRFGWTAEDDPVKVEEEIGALIPRKDWTMLSHRLIWHGRRICHARRPACGACPLARLCPSFGEGPVDEETARKLVKPGPFS; this is translated from the coding sequence ATGGCGACGGAGTCGACCCCGAAGGCGCGGGCTCGTAAGTGGAAGGACGAGACGCGGCTGGGGCTGGTGCGGCGGGCGCGCCGGATCAACCGGATCCTGGCCGAGACCTACCCCGACGCGCACTGCGAGCTGAACTTCGGCACCCCGTTCCAGCTCCTGGTCGCGACCGTGCTGTCGGCGCAGACCACCGACATGCGGGTCAACCTGACCACGCCCGCGCTGTTCGCCAAGTACCCCACCCCTGAGGACCTGGCCGCCGCCGACCCCGAGGACGTCGAGGCGATCCTGAAGCCCACCGGGTTCTTCCGCGCCAAGACCAAGTCGGTCATGGGCCTGTCGGCCGCGCTGCGCGACCAGTTCGACGGCGAGGTCCCCGGCCGCCTCGAAGACCTCGTCAAGCTGCCCGGCGTCGGGCGCAAGACGGCCAACGTCGTCCTGGGCAACGCGTTCGACGTCCCCGGCATCACCGTCGACACCCACTTCGGCCGCCTGGCCCGGCGCTTCGGCTGGACGGCCGAAGACGACCCCGTGAAGGTGGAAGAGGAGATCGGCGCCCTCATCCCGCGCAAGGACTGGACGATGCTGTCCCACAGGCTGATCTGGCACGGCCGCCGGATCTGCCACGCGCGCCGTCCCGCCTGCGGGGCGTGCCCGCTGGCGCGGCTGTGCCCGTCCTTCGGCGAGGGGCCGGTCGACGAGGAGACGGCGCGCAAGCTCGTCAAGCCCGGACCGTTCTCGTGA
- a CDS encoding PucR family transcriptional regulator, producing MSDLSQVVRLPVRRIELDLSFEGAARIAGDLREHVPGIAAEAVRLIQRRLPEFVRPHDPRYAKAMQLGVECAIGHFLELMADPAAPSADVVEFWRQIGVGEASEGRTLDSWQAATRIGTGLAVERLTDRAERMGCRTSPAIIAAIANAALDYLNQLAAIVAEGHADAAARAAGALQDHRRHLLDLLLNGASTADLKGAAREADWPLPRALAAVALREHGSDARHPALPPDVLMGLHLGEPCLIVPDPEGPGRARMLERQLHGWTAAIGPAGGIGEVGSSLRLARETLALACQGLIGGATPIPAERHMPILVMMRERALVEKVIARRLAPLLGARPAQRYRLAETLLACLEHGFNATEVSGHLHLHPQTVRYRLRQLDDLFGDAVHATSDRLELHMALRAWLALNAEPAPESAGTRDRLSYG from the coding sequence ATGTCCGACCTCAGCCAGGTGGTCCGCCTTCCGGTGCGGCGGATCGAGCTCGACCTGTCGTTCGAGGGCGCCGCCCGGATCGCGGGTGATCTTCGCGAGCACGTTCCGGGCATCGCCGCGGAGGCGGTGCGCCTGATCCAGAGGCGGCTGCCGGAGTTCGTCCGGCCGCACGATCCCCGCTACGCCAAGGCGATGCAGCTGGGCGTGGAGTGCGCCATCGGGCACTTCCTGGAGCTGATGGCCGACCCGGCCGCCCCGTCGGCGGACGTCGTGGAGTTCTGGCGGCAGATCGGGGTCGGCGAGGCCAGCGAGGGACGGACGCTGGACTCCTGGCAGGCGGCGACGCGGATCGGGACGGGCCTGGCCGTCGAGCGGCTCACCGACCGCGCCGAGCGGATGGGCTGCCGGACGAGCCCGGCGATCATCGCGGCCATCGCCAACGCCGCACTCGACTACCTGAACCAGCTGGCGGCGATCGTCGCCGAGGGCCACGCGGACGCCGCCGCGCGGGCCGCGGGCGCCCTCCAGGACCACCGGCGGCACCTGCTCGACCTGCTGCTGAACGGCGCTTCCACGGCGGACCTGAAGGGGGCCGCCCGCGAGGCGGACTGGCCGCTGCCTCGCGCGTTAGCGGCCGTCGCCCTCCGCGAGCACGGCTCCGACGCGCGGCACCCGGCGCTGCCGCCGGACGTCCTGATGGGCCTGCACCTGGGGGAGCCCTGCCTGATCGTCCCGGATCCGGAGGGCCCCGGCCGCGCCCGGATGCTGGAGCGGCAGCTGCACGGCTGGACGGCCGCGATCGGCCCGGCGGGCGGGATCGGCGAGGTCGGGTCGTCCCTGCGGCTGGCGCGCGAGACCCTGGCCCTGGCCTGCCAGGGCCTGATCGGCGGCGCGACGCCCATCCCGGCCGAGCGGCACATGCCGATCCTGGTGATGATGCGGGAGCGGGCGCTGGTGGAGAAGGTGATCGCCCGCAGGCTCGCGCCGCTGCTCGGCGCGCGTCCGGCGCAGCGCTACCGGCTCGCCGAGACGCTGCTGGCCTGCCTGGAGCACGGGTTCAACGCCACGGAGGTGTCCGGTCACCTGCACCTGCACCCGCAGACCGTCCGGTACCGGCTGCGGCAGCTCGACGATCTGTTCGGGGACGCCGTGCACGCGACGTCGGACCGGCTGGAGCTGCACATGGCCCTGCGCGCGTGGCTCGCCCTCAACGCCGAGCCCGCCCCCGAGTCCGCCGGTACGCGCGACCGCCTGAGCTACGGCTGA
- a CDS encoding sigma-70 family RNA polymerase sigma factor: MGTRPDADLLAAAGEGDEEASDELFRRHHTAVLRYARGLVRDQHLAEDLTSEAFTRTFAAMRQGGGPRDACRPYLYTVVRNTATDWARGARRTVVTDEVAEWASDSEEEPPDVDELDALVRAFRSLPERWQTVLWYTVIEDEPVGQVAELLGMEKGAVSQLAFRAREGLRQAFLVAGSGGRPECAEFTAQLAASVRRPGRRRSRALRQHLESCEECRRASKEMADINGRLRRALPVGAVLLGAPSASLGPLGPLAPAASLPGWTLPAAVAGGVATGIAIILFTTVGGGPGEDPRAAPPPTTPTPAGSAPEDVARPDYTVGTRSPGSGARVPGGGGDGAASSGAGPFRVRSTTLQSCLAPSGTSVVQRSCTDPATGWKRRNTAGGFTLTSSSTARCLSRGTPAAGVPWEGGSEYSVVMAACGGSNQVWRLVRVAPSVYRLANGDGYYLQASWSGLKPVTLKPSSYAGMAAQGWAVEATG; encoded by the coding sequence GTGGGAACGCGGCCGGACGCCGACCTTCTGGCGGCCGCCGGGGAGGGCGACGAAGAGGCCTCGGACGAGCTGTTCCGGCGGCACCACACGGCGGTCCTGCGGTACGCGCGCGGGCTGGTCCGCGACCAGCACCTCGCCGAGGACCTGACGAGCGAGGCGTTCACCCGCACGTTCGCGGCGATGCGCCAGGGCGGCGGGCCCCGGGACGCCTGCAGGCCCTACCTCTACACCGTCGTGCGGAACACGGCCACCGACTGGGCGCGCGGCGCCCGTCGCACCGTCGTGACCGACGAGGTCGCCGAGTGGGCGTCGGACTCCGAGGAGGAGCCACCGGACGTCGACGAACTGGACGCGCTCGTCCGCGCCTTCCGGTCGCTGCCCGAACGGTGGCAGACCGTCCTCTGGTACACGGTCATCGAGGACGAGCCCGTCGGGCAGGTCGCGGAGCTGCTCGGCATGGAGAAGGGCGCCGTCTCCCAGCTCGCGTTCCGGGCGCGCGAAGGGCTCCGGCAGGCGTTCCTCGTCGCCGGCTCCGGGGGACGTCCCGAATGCGCGGAGTTCACCGCCCAGCTCGCCGCGAGCGTCCGCCGTCCCGGACGCCGGCGCAGCCGCGCCCTGCGCCAGCACCTGGAGTCCTGCGAGGAGTGCCGGCGGGCCTCCAAGGAGATGGCCGACATCAACGGGCGGCTGCGGCGGGCCCTGCCCGTCGGCGCCGTCCTGCTGGGGGCGCCGTCGGCGTCCCTCGGCCCTCTCGGGCCCCTCGCCCCCGCGGCGTCCCTGCCCGGCTGGACCCTTCCGGCCGCGGTGGCCGGCGGCGTCGCCACCGGCATCGCGATCATCCTGTTCACCACGGTCGGCGGCGGTCCGGGGGAGGACCCGCGCGCCGCACCGCCGCCCACGACGCCCACTCCGGCCGGCTCGGCACCGGAGGACGTCGCCCGGCCCGACTACACCGTCGGCACCCGGTCACCCGGTAGCGGCGCCCGGGTCCCCGGAGGTGGTGGCGACGGCGCGGCATCGTCCGGTGCGGGCCCCTTCCGCGTGCGGAGCACGACGCTGCAATCGTGCCTGGCGCCCAGCGGGACGTCCGTCGTGCAGCGCTCCTGCACCGACCCGGCGACCGGGTGGAAGCGCAGGAACACCGCCGGCGGCTTCACGCTGACGAGCAGTTCCACCGCCCGATGCCTGAGCCGCGGGACGCCCGCCGCGGGCGTCCCGTGGGAGGGCGGAAGCGAGTACTCGGTGGTCATGGCCGCCTGCGGCGGCTCGAACCAGGTCTGGAGGCTGGTGCGGGTAGCGCCGTCGGTCTACCGGCTCGCCAACGGCGACGGCTACTACCTCCAGGCGAGCTGGTCGGGTCTGAAGCCGGTGACGCTGAAACCGTCCTCCTACGCGGGCATGGCCGCCCAGGGCTGGGCCGTCGAGGCCACCGGCTGA
- a CDS encoding SDR family NAD(P)-dependent oxidoreductase — protein sequence MILDSSRWTATLAGRRVLITGAARGIGAALAARLHERGARVAVAGLEPDLLSDVAAGCGTAPWWTCDVTDRGTVEDVVDGAVRELGGLDVVVANAGVAAQMPVIGGDPSVMEQSLRVNVLGVYNTLRAAGPHLSHERGYALAVSSLAAAVNAPLLGAYSASKAAVEALGNTLRAELRPWGAKAGVAYFAELDTDMTRRGFGTEAASALMDASPRSGLAFGVAPLKLGIDALERGIARRSRRIVAPWWVGGVLPVRMAVQPVADHLVQRGLRDILEIARNERVELTTPQPDPER from the coding sequence ATGATCCTGGACTCGTCCCGCTGGACGGCGACCCTCGCCGGACGGCGCGTGCTGATCACCGGCGCCGCGCGGGGGATCGGCGCGGCGCTCGCCGCCCGGCTGCACGAACGCGGCGCGCGCGTGGCGGTCGCCGGGCTGGAGCCCGACCTCCTCTCGGACGTCGCCGCCGGGTGCGGGACGGCGCCCTGGTGGACGTGCGACGTGACCGACCGCGGCACGGTCGAGGACGTCGTCGACGGCGCCGTCCGGGAACTGGGCGGCCTGGACGTGGTCGTCGCCAACGCGGGCGTGGCCGCGCAGATGCCGGTCATCGGCGGCGACCCGTCCGTCATGGAGCAGAGCCTGCGGGTCAACGTGCTGGGCGTCTACAACACGCTGCGCGCGGCCGGGCCCCACCTCAGCCATGAACGCGGCTACGCGCTGGCCGTGTCGTCCCTGGCCGCGGCCGTCAACGCGCCCCTGCTGGGCGCCTACAGCGCGTCCAAGGCCGCGGTGGAGGCGCTGGGCAACACGCTGCGGGCCGAACTGCGCCCGTGGGGCGCGAAGGCCGGTGTCGCGTACTTCGCCGAGCTCGACACCGACATGACGCGCCGCGGGTTCGGCACCGAGGCCGCGTCCGCCCTGATGGACGCGTCGCCCCGGAGCGGCCTGGCCTTCGGCGTCGCGCCGCTGAAGCTGGGGATCGACGCGCTGGAGCGCGGGATCGCCCGCCGGTCCAGGCGGATCGTCGCCCCCTGGTGGGTGGGCGGCGTCCTGCCGGTCCGGATGGCCGTGCAGCCGGTCGCCGACCACCTCGTCCAGCGCGGGCTGCGCGACATCCTGGAGATCGCCAGGAACGAGCGGGTCGAGCTGACCACGCCGCAGCCGGATCCCGAGCGGTGA
- a CDS encoding carboxymuconolactone decarboxylase family protein: MTAPRATPGGIREVGVVNWLACRAAGRAAGTGPPNLFLTLARRRGLFRGWLWFAGRLMPGGTLPRRDTELVILRVAHLRDCHYEFGHHVRLARRAGVREPDVERLKAGPDAGGWTPRERAILTAADRLHAEQDLDDETWTRLRTHLTEGECVELTMLAAHYEMLATVITTLRVQPDRPRRPAGGR; the protein is encoded by the coding sequence GTGACGGCGCCCCGTGCCACTCCCGGCGGCATCCGCGAGGTGGGAGTGGTCAACTGGCTCGCCTGCCGCGCCGCGGGCCGCGCCGCCGGAACCGGGCCGCCGAACCTGTTCCTGACCCTGGCGCGCCGCCGCGGGCTGTTCCGCGGCTGGCTGTGGTTCGCCGGGCGGCTCATGCCCGGCGGCACCCTGCCGCGCCGGGACACCGAACTGGTGATCCTTCGCGTCGCGCACCTGCGCGACTGCCACTACGAGTTCGGCCACCACGTCCGGCTCGCGCGCCGCGCGGGCGTGCGCGAGCCGGACGTGGAACGCCTCAAGGCCGGTCCGGACGCCGGCGGGTGGACGCCGCGCGAGCGCGCGATCCTCACCGCCGCCGACCGCCTCCACGCCGAGCAGGACCTGGACGACGAGACCTGGACGCGGCTGCGCACCCACCTCACCGAGGGCGAGTGCGTCGAGCTGACCATGCTCGCCGCCCACTACGAGATGCTCGCGACCGTGATCACGACGCTGCGCGTCCAGCCCGACCGGCCCCGCCGCCCCGCCGGAGGCCGCTGA
- a CDS encoding alpha/beta hydrolase: MRTRVLALTLTLTATSAGLAMPAHAAGRAVRFTDSGGVHVVNVRRIDDRQYALRVSTAALGRAVDVRVLLPTGYDRRPGARFPVLYLFHGTSGRASDWVARGDAERTTAGRPLITVMPDGGFDGNGGGWYTDWADPRTRLGPSRWETFHVTQLIPWIDRNLRTVSRREGRAVAGLSQGGFGAMSYAARHPALFVSAASFSGAPDIAYDPVVSVGATGIVSYVAAFDNGVNPDAIFGSRLANAAGWRGHDPATLAPNLRGMRLALHTATGLPGPLDPPVPDPAAIGIEALAHASTASFHRRLEALEIPSHYDDYVLGTHTFPYWARDLRQHMGPLMRTFAAPPRPPAKTSYRSVDPTWTQWGWTVSLKRPKAQEFSALTNASATGFALRAAGAATVTTPASYRPGARLVIGVTRGRTHKVIRTAAGPTGRLTVTLPPARGTATTLVSISRSGRPSAAAGARAR, from the coding sequence ATGCGCACCCGAGTCCTCGCGCTCACCCTGACCCTCACCGCGACCTCCGCGGGACTCGCCATGCCCGCCCACGCGGCGGGACGGGCGGTCCGCTTCACCGACTCCGGCGGCGTCCACGTCGTGAACGTGCGGCGCATCGACGACCGCCAGTACGCGCTCCGCGTCAGCACGGCCGCGCTGGGGCGGGCCGTGGACGTGCGCGTCCTGCTGCCGACCGGCTACGACCGCCGTCCCGGCGCCCGCTTCCCCGTCCTGTACCTGTTCCACGGAACGTCCGGACGCGCCTCCGACTGGGTCGCCCGCGGCGACGCCGAGCGGACCACCGCCGGTAGGCCGCTGATCACCGTCATGCCGGACGGGGGCTTCGACGGCAACGGCGGCGGCTGGTACACCGACTGGGCCGACCCGCGCACCAGGCTCGGTCCGTCCAGGTGGGAGACCTTCCACGTCACCCAGCTCATCCCCTGGATCGACCGGAACCTGCGCACCGTCTCCCGGCGGGAGGGCCGGGCCGTCGCGGGCCTGTCGCAGGGCGGCTTCGGGGCGATGAGCTACGCCGCCCGCCACCCCGCGCTGTTCGTGTCCGCCGCGTCGTTCTCGGGGGCGCCCGACATCGCCTACGACCCGGTCGTCTCCGTCGGCGCGACCGGGATCGTGTCCTACGTCGCGGCCTTCGACAACGGCGTGAACCCCGACGCGATCTTCGGCTCCCGGCTCGCGAACGCGGCCGGCTGGCGCGGGCACGACCCGGCGACCCTCGCGCCCAACCTGCGCGGGATGCGGCTCGCGCTCCACACCGCCACCGGTCTCCCGGGGCCGCTCGACCCGCCCGTCCCCGACCCGGCCGCGATCGGCATCGAGGCCCTCGCGCACGCCTCGACCGCCAGCTTCCACCGGCGGCTGGAAGCGCTGGAGATCCCCAGCCACTACGACGACTACGTGCTCGGTACCCACACCTTCCCGTACTGGGCCCGCGACCTGCGGCAGCACATGGGCCCGCTGATGCGGACGTTCGCCGCCCCGCCGCGCCCGCCCGCGAAGACCTCCTACCGCTCGGTCGACCCGACCTGGACGCAGTGGGGCTGGACGGTCTCGCTCAAGCGGCCGAAGGCCCAGGAGTTCAGCGCGCTGACGAACGCCTCCGCGACGGGGTTCGCCCTGCGCGCCGCCGGGGCCGCCACCGTCACGACCCCCGCGTCCTACCGCCCCGGCGCCCGCCTCGTCATCGGCGTGACGCGCGGGAGGACGCACAAGGTCATCAGGACCGCCGCCGGGCCGACCGGGCGGCTCACCGTCACGCTCCCGCCCGCGCGCGGCACCGCGACCACGCTGGTGAGCATCAGCCGTTCAGGACGCCCGAGCGCAGCAGCAGGCGCACGTGCTCGATGA
- a CDS encoding TetR/AcrR family transcriptional regulator, whose protein sequence is MQTSEPGPTPRRLPRGRHALSRSEVERVHRDRLCGAMAAAMAEKGYVGTSVEDVLKRARVSRQSFYALYSSKLDCFMAAFNLAGVLLLKQLERASQGEGEGDAAERRSSQGEGGAAERFERVFTAYLEALASEPGYARLFLVEVYAAGPEAVRRRTQIQRELAVGLADLMGVTGDAGRFACEVIVSAVSSMVTPAVAAGDMAALRAVGPPVIEHVRLLLRSGVLNG, encoded by the coding sequence ATGCAGACGTCCGAGCCCGGGCCCACACCGCGCCGCCTGCCGAGGGGGCGCCACGCGCTTTCGCGCTCGGAGGTCGAGCGGGTGCACCGCGACCGGCTGTGCGGGGCCATGGCGGCGGCGATGGCGGAGAAAGGGTACGTCGGGACGTCGGTGGAGGACGTCCTGAAGCGGGCCAGGGTGTCCCGGCAGAGCTTCTACGCGCTGTACTCGTCCAAGCTCGACTGCTTCATGGCCGCCTTCAACCTGGCGGGTGTGCTGCTGCTGAAGCAGTTGGAGAGGGCTTCGCAGGGCGAGGGCGAGGGCGACGCGGCCGAGCGGAGGTCCTCGCAGGGCGAGGGCGGCGCGGCCGAGCGGTTCGAGCGCGTCTTCACCGCCTACCTGGAGGCGCTGGCGTCAGAGCCCGGGTACGCGCGGCTGTTCCTGGTGGAGGTGTACGCGGCGGGCCCGGAGGCCGTCCGGCGGCGGACGCAGATCCAGCGCGAGCTGGCGGTGGGCCTCGCCGACCTCATGGGCGTGACGGGCGACGCCGGCCGGTTCGCGTGCGAGGTCATCGTGTCGGCGGTGAGCTCGATGGTGACGCCGGCCGTCGCGGCGGGCGACATGGCGGCGCTGCGCGCGGTCGGGCCCCCGGTCATCGAGCACGTGCGCCTGCTGCTGCGCTCGGGCGTCCTGAACGGCTGA
- a CDS encoding Crp/Fnr family transcriptional regulator produces MTDRDVDVLSRAPLFEALDEQGAKALRANVTEVRLARGQTLFNEGETGDRLYVVLEGKIKLTRTAPDGRENLLSVLGPSEMFGELSLFDPRPRTASAIAVTECRLAGLGHDDLRPWLTGHPEVAVQLLRALAQRLRKTNDVMADLVFTDVPGRVAKALLDLAERFGQPSESGLHVHHDLTQEELAQLVGASRETVNKALADFAQRNWLRIEARAVVILDIERLRKRSK; encoded by the coding sequence GTGACCGATCGCGACGTGGACGTTCTGAGCAGAGCTCCGCTCTTCGAGGCTCTCGACGAGCAGGGTGCCAAGGCGCTGCGCGCCAACGTGACCGAGGTGCGTCTCGCCCGCGGACAGACGCTGTTCAACGAGGGCGAGACCGGGGACCGGCTCTACGTCGTCCTCGAAGGAAAGATCAAGCTGACCCGGACGGCGCCGGACGGGCGCGAGAACCTGCTGAGCGTGCTCGGCCCGAGCGAGATGTTCGGGGAGCTGTCGCTGTTCGACCCGCGCCCCCGCACCGCGAGCGCCATCGCGGTCACCGAGTGCCGCCTCGCCGGGCTCGGCCACGACGACCTGCGGCCCTGGCTCACCGGCCATCCCGAGGTCGCCGTGCAGCTGCTCCGCGCGCTCGCCCAGCGGCTCCGCAAGACCAACGACGTGATGGCCGACCTGGTCTTCACCGACGTGCCCGGACGCGTCGCCAAGGCGCTGCTCGACCTCGCGGAGCGCTTCGGCCAGCCGTCGGAGTCGGGCCTGCACGTCCACCACGACCTCACCCAGGAGGAACTGGCCCAGCTCGTCGGCGCGTCCCGCGAGACGGTCAACAAGGCCCTCGCCGACTTCGCGCAGCGCAACTGGCTGCGCATCGAGGCCCGCGCCGTCGTGATCCTCGACATCGAGCGCCTCCGCAAGCGCTCGAAGTAG
- a CDS encoding MBL fold metallo-hydrolase, with amino-acid sequence MSRRVPLTQALLWRLAGTSALRRLERLGWNPARHPDRASGRMGDMTEIDGMGTDRATCVLAPNPSAMTLDGTNTWIIAEPGAAEAVVVDPGPKDGEHLRRVLQTVEAQGRRVGLVLLTHGHPDHSAGAGKFAKLAGGGVGVRALDPRHRLGDEGLAEGDVVTTGGLELRIMETPGHSDDSLTFWLPADGAVLTGDTVLGYGTTVLEGRLGDYLGSLDRLRRFSADRGAATILPGHGPKLDDPIAVLDHYIDHRRERLAQVEAAVAAGARTAREVVERVYADVDRSLWPAAEWSVQSQLDYLAERGAV; translated from the coding sequence GTGTCCCGCCGGGTGCCCCTGACCCAGGCCCTCCTGTGGCGGCTGGCGGGCACCTCCGCGCTCCGGCGGCTGGAGCGTCTCGGCTGGAACCCGGCCCGTCACCCCGATCGCGCCTCGGGCAGGATGGGGGACATGACGGAGATCGACGGGATGGGTACCGACCGGGCGACCTGCGTGCTCGCCCCGAACCCGTCCGCCATGACCCTGGACGGCACCAACACCTGGATCATCGCCGAGCCCGGTGCCGCCGAGGCCGTCGTCGTCGACCCCGGGCCGAAGGACGGCGAGCACCTGCGGCGCGTCCTCCAGACGGTGGAGGCGCAGGGGCGGCGGGTCGGCCTGGTCCTGCTCACCCACGGGCACCCCGACCACTCCGCGGGGGCCGGGAAGTTCGCGAAGCTGGCGGGCGGCGGGGTCGGGGTGCGGGCGCTGGACCCCCGGCACCGGCTCGGCGACGAGGGCCTCGCGGAGGGCGACGTCGTCACCACGGGCGGCCTGGAGCTGCGGATCATGGAGACGCCGGGCCACAGCGACGACTCGCTGACGTTCTGGCTTCCGGCCGACGGCGCCGTCCTCACCGGCGACACCGTCCTCGGGTACGGGACGACCGTGCTGGAGGGGAGGCTCGGCGACTACCTCGGCTCGCTCGACCGGCTCCGCCGGTTCTCCGCCGACAGGGGGGCCGCGACCATCCTCCCCGGTCACGGGCCCAAGCTGGACGACCCCATCGCCGTCCTGGACCACTACATCGACCACCGCCGCGAGCGCCTCGCCCAGGTCGAGGCCGCCGTCGCCGCGGGCGCCCGCACGGCGCGGGAGGTCGTCGAGCGCGTCTACGCCGACGTGGACAGGTCCCTGTGGCCCGCGGCCGAGTGGTCGGTCCAGTCCCAGCTCGACTACCTCGCCGAGCGCGGGGCCGTCTGA